CATTTTAATTGATTAGCAGTTGGAGCTCCGTCATATAACCAACACCAACAtttctcctcccttctcctcgcCGTCCTGTTCTAAGCTTCCCATGTAATCAGATATGTTCACTGACCTTCAGGTTCTGATGCTGCAGCTGAACACgactaatattaatattatatgaGAGTAATCAAATGAAATATGAGGAAATAAACTTGTTGAAGATGAAAGTTCAGGTGTGTTACCAGTTTATTCTAACTGTAAATATTGGCGTGTGCATTATAAAATGTTCCTTGGCTTTTATTAGTCTTGATTTGAATAGAATGAGGTGGAGTTTTGACCTCCTTTGTTCTGCGATTCAGATCCTTCTCCTGCCATCACTTCCTCTGGATGTTCCTCTGCAGACTGATCTTTTCGATATTAGCGATCATCTGAGCCGTTCAACACTCTAATCTTTACGTCACCATTAAGTTATTTAACAGCTCAGTGTATcggcctcctccttcaggagCGACCAACGCAGGAGGACTCCTGTCTAATCTGACATCGGAGGCATTAAACTGTTACAAGCAGgttcaggaggggaatgagctgcttggtggaggtctgtgctctctgagcgctGTTCTAGTTTAATCTTGAGTCCATCCACCCAGACTGGTCAAAGGTGAACTGGGCCTCTGTTTGGATTTACAACCCAGCTGCTTCAGGTGACACAAAGATAAGATAATCCATGACGCAAAGCAGGTTACTGTTTAATGAGGACATGATCAGAAAATGCCTTGCTCCTTTCTGCGGTCAATGTCTCTCTTCAGCTGGCAGGTGGCGCACACCGAACAGCACATGGTCACCATGTAGTCGTTGAGCATTGATCCCTGGAAacgcacacgggggggggggggggggcagaattccTCCAATCAGAAACAAGATTGATTGTCTTCGGTGTAAACTTTGAGACACGTTTAAAATTCCCACCTAAAATTACTGGTTAAGGTTTATAGCAAAACTGATCTACTAAGACTAAGTAAGACTAAAGGCCAACAATCAGAAACTAATCAGACGCTGATTGATCATCTCTAATTCGTAAAGGGAGCATGACAATGTCACAAGGCTTACGCTGATGTTGTATTTGGTCCTGTAGACACTGCGGATGGGCATTCCCAGGCCACACAGGAAGCACTCGCCCATGTCGCTGGCAATGGTGCAGCCGAGACACGGGTAGCACCAGAACCCAAAGCAGCCTGAATCACAGGGAAGATCAAAGCTTTAGGAATACATCAGGTCTGCTACTCTTCATCGGGGAGGAAGGCTTGCTGCTCACAGGTGCCACAGTCGTCAAAGTTATTACAGAGGCCGGTCTGGAACTCAGATCGTTCGTATCGTCCTGGTTGGATGGTCACGGCCATGATCCGGATCCCTGAGGGGACGAGAAGAGTTCGCCGACGCGTTTAGTTCCCGTCACAGTTGTTCAGGCCGGTTCTGTAGAACTGGGTCCGCAGAAGAGGAAATTTAAACAGCAGgtgttcatttttattcttttatttctaCCAACTTGCCCCACAAGAGCAAGGAGATGGAGGCAGGAAAAAagttccctttaacaggcagaaaccttggacagaacctaagactcatagtggacggagATTTGTCTGGACCgattgggttgagaaagagagagagagagcgcgagagagacACGGGAGGTGCAGCTTACCTGAAGAGGTGAAGGACGAGGAAATGAGTCCTCCGGGACGACAGAGCGGGTTTATAGAGAAGAACCTTTATGATTCAGCCGTCATCAAACACACCCAAGTCCACCAGCCCATAAAGCCCAACTGTTCCCACTTCCCCCCTCGAGTCACATGGTGGCATTGGCACGAACTTCCCTCGGCACTGGCACGACACATGAACAAATTTCACTTCAACCCAAATTCATGATAGTTTGCATCCAAAATGATGTCATCGTTGTGTTTCGATTGATTTCTGCCCTCCTGCTTTGACAAACTGGCAGTAAAGCCAATTTGTTGTTGGTTCGTTGGGAAAATGTGTTGAGCTTTAGAGAAAGTTATTTATAAGATACACCTTTGTCTGCAGTTAGTCTATTATTTATCGGGCTGATTCGGAGTCCAGTTCTTTCACGAGATCaattgtagtaaaaaaaaaaaaaaaaagctgaactACTGATACATGATTCTAGagtttacagaaataaaacttcTGCCTACGTTGAGATTGAGGAAGAATCACGTTTAATGATTGACTCGCAATGAATGGCTGAATGAACCCTGAGCTTTTATGTAAGGAGTGATAAATGAAACATTATAGATGGGAATGGACAAACATTTGTCTCCGTAGTTGTGTTTTAATCAGGCCCATAACTTGTGTTATGGGCCAGAATGTTATTTATTCTGGTGTTGACATCAGCAGACAAGCGCTGAGTGGACAAATCTTTAATTCAGGAGCGCGGACCTTCACAGTTTTACGACCTTTTACGGCTTCCAGAAGTCCACATCGGTCTGGCGTCTGGGAAATAGATGCTTTATGACCTGTGATGGGGGAGGCGATGCCGCACCCATTGACTGGGTTACACATCCATCAGATTACACAAATCTGGTGGGTGGATTTCCGTGAAATTTGATCCAGAGAGAACGTAGCAGATCCAGGAACCGCAGATCATATTGGTGTCTTTCGACATTTTCCCTGATTACGACACTAATTTCCAAGAAGGCCTAGGAAAATGGAAATTACACAAAACTGTCATATGGACTCACCACACGcaagaaaatatgaaaatataggCAGCAAAATAGAagctttaaaatgcaaaagGACAATTTGTCAAGTCTAAAGTAGTGCatgttgttttgtgttgctgtggaGAGCCTTTAGCTTAACCTTAAAATCATCTTtatgtgaaaataaattaaaaatatacaaatataaaaagccACAGGTATGTGTCGTGGTTAAATTGGAACACTTCATGCTCCAGTTTATCACAAATTTGGCCTCAAAAAGTAGCAAAATGAGTAAAAAGTTTGTCCCAGAGAAAACTGCATAAATGAAGTAGCAGTACTTTTGTACTCGAGTACTGTTCCTGGTTTTCAGTATACAGATATGCAGGACTCCTTGCTGTTCTCCTTTCGGACACAGCATGGCGCTGCTTCCCCACAAACTCTCAGACTCCCACTCAGGTTCACGGGAGGTCACGTGACGACCCGCGCGCGCCTGCCACGCACTAATGAGCACCAGGGAACGAGAGGTTAAAGAACATGTCAGacttctctttcctttttaaGCTGTCAGCAGTTTTCATGACTTAAATTCAAGGCTCGTGCCAAACAAACGCCAGAATATTGATCTTTGTTGATATCTGTGGTTGCTAGGTGACCATCTGCCCAAAGTGACATCACCTTTTCTGCACAGATTTACACCGATGCTGCAGAATTTTATTTTGcgttctttttctttcaaaggTGGAATAAGTTCTCGTGTGAGCAAATAAAATAGTACAGAAGTATAAAACGGTAAAAACGGAAAAGAGTGAAAGTATTATAAGAGCaaatatctatatatactactactatatatatactatactactatagtatatatatatatgttgatACTATATTGATAGTGATCAATATCAATCAtcaaatgtgatgatgatgatattgaTGCGTCATGTTGCTTTTActttatattgattatattttcggtgggggagggggggggggtataaatgCCTGCTCTGTACATTAAATCAAACGATATGCTCTGTCAGTAAAAACTAAATACTCTATTTCTCCTAGTAACAGAGTACTTTGATCATGCGCAGTTTGACTcgaccacctcctccacctctcctgaAGGTAAAGTGTTATTTCAGGGCAGCACCGAAGCACATCTGCAGtgacgtcacccccccccccccccccccccccctctctgaagCTGTCCCGGACTGGGACATACCCGGTCTCTGCGCTGTcgtgaggaggagcagctccaagACAAAGTTTGGCTGGTGCTCGCCTGCAGTCCGAGGAGGCAGGACACCCCCGGGGGGACCACAGAGTCCATAAAGGGGACAGACAGNNNNNNNNNNNNNNNNNNNNNNNNNNNNNNNNNNNNNNNNNNNNNNNNNNNNNNNNNNNNNNNNNNNNNNNNNNNNNNNNNNNNNNNNNNNNNNNNNNNNTATTTGTGATCTAAACTGGTCAACCGAGGCCCTCCAAGCTCTGATTGATTCCCTCCACAGGAATGCAGATGGATCGGTCGAGGCAAGTTTCCAATATCCAGCTTCCGACTCGGAGTCACACCTGAGAGCGACCGTGTCTGATGGATTGCGCCGACATGAATCCAGAGACCTGCGAGACGTGGACGTGCCCGCCTTCAGGAGAAGTCTGAGACCCGGATGATCCTCGAGCACCACTAGAACATTAAAGCGAAGGGGCAAACCATGGACTTGTTACCGCCCGTGTGCTTCTAGCCCGTCTGCAGCACCCTCTGCCCCCTCACCCCATGTCCCAGCTCGCCCTGAATTATGGAAACGTTGTGGAAGACGCTGACTTGGACTCTGAGCCTGGTGGTGATGGCCGCCTCT
The nucleotide sequence above comes from Brachionichthys hirsutus isolate HB-005 chromosome 19, CSIRO-AGI_Bhir_v1, whole genome shotgun sequence. Encoded proteins:
- the LOC137908859 gene encoding placenta-specific gene 8 protein-like; this encodes MAVTIQPGRYERSEFQTGLCNNFDDCGTCCFGFWCYPCLGCTIASDMGECFLCGLGMPIRSVYRTKYNISGSMLNDYMVTMCCSVCATCQLKRDIDRRKEQGIF